One Carcharodon carcharias isolate sCarCar2 chromosome 1, sCarCar2.pri, whole genome shotgun sequence DNA window includes the following coding sequences:
- the LOC121284735 gene encoding molybdopterin synthase sulfur carrier subunit isoform X2, protein MVAQVSVLYFARSAELSGVRSETISVPQQLTSLQLWQEIVKRHPRLGTIRDHIILAVRQEYIILGDQLLFLQPGDEIAVIPPISGG, encoded by the exons GTTTCAGTGCTGTATTTTGCCAGGAGTGCTGAATTGTCAGGGGTTCGTTCTGAGACAATTTCTGTACCACAGCAATTAACTTCTTTGCAACTGTGGCAGGAAATTGTTAAGAGACATCCAAG GCTTGGTACCATAAGGGATCATATCATTCTTGCTGTTCGTCAGGAATATATCATCTTGGGAGATCAGCTTTTGTTCCTCCAGCCAGGCGACGAGATCGCAGTTATCCCCCCTATCAGCGGGGGCTAA